The Salvelinus fontinalis isolate EN_2023a chromosome 24, ASM2944872v1, whole genome shotgun sequence genome has a segment encoding these proteins:
- the LOC129821924 gene encoding uncharacterized protein LOC129821924 has product MENNVDSTVTEYYSQNTQRVIALSVRSSVVEASLVHRSLKIAHELIFNHLKAATMIQQNNNNNYPCLEMSGSPREVLQKCQRSYLPFTGRVELGDMPLVKGLRAWAACSKNRRRAAPPPRSQGTCPRPADVYPLGQWGRLGYGLGLPLDSNYASNPRQTGLGALVTVATLKASEGGGQTQTRCLFLKTEGGRCLYSTGSPRPCTQGPAPQSPSTLMGSWLRDKVGGVRDSSTVGKMGVRDMGGASELYQVKSRSARRWRTSCKPVVPIQGRILQSTEDSGERTLEGSQESRDKGEFPTTGQDTLSGKQDRGSTRSPKCSHAQTKTCTQCHGRRGGQGSSEGQREAASGCEQDQSSCGVEGIKEKVKDGTGLTRSKPCDSSLPPDNADPENCSSDVGDRGKPDSPRAQEGLHPETSLNKEHFQDKLCDADIHTGGKDVASGIMRHVEDFDGMVGAVIGFVDHIKSAECDSESLGGNGGIAEGELPNRWIDVQTSERHCCSERGCLKACSIQLPSPAGGSISTATDETGYGQINQESKSYSQYNKLCVKCLPEEKYPVAVDKEVLQKSVHGLCEGEERIQSTASEIRELCGEHGEILPEVRSTDDEARLVGGDITSQRTERGPHWATEEHESEETCRTEERCFSDLPATLTEAVGGEGWREAGTGQFNSLLRASAAAGPATSVTHSPPNPASSGAMATGLPAPNGGQTDTGGGALVPLLRSPGEQEWKRAWDESKVAADGGILDGGPEAEDDFGLFMQAEEQPPWDDCFTASPLVPSGKSESVALENHSITNESTHWTSGWTDSSFQQSEDAWTAFLKDSEGEGQDTRGQWWPTNAVEKTRGRFSAKQNVNNVFVESFPSLSTPLYDRDAVPMLSQLLRGILDHESSAEDHGLLDGFHDLNKMFGLKHKRANAVSRERLLQSLHLGQCNTENMTGHRAANYSPSLGLPSSSQHAQACGKGRLSYDVNKNIME; this is encoded by the exons ATGGAGAACAATGTTGACAGCACTGTCACTGAATATTACTCCCAAAATACACAGCGCGTCATTGCTTTGAGTGTCCGTTCTTCAGTCGTTGAAGCCTCCTTGGTACATAGAAGTTTGAAGATTGCACATGAGCTAATATTTAATCATCTGAAGGCTGCAACAATGATCCAGCAGAACAATAACAACAACTACCCATGCCTGGAGATGTCTGGCTCCCCCAGGGAGGTGCTGCAGAAGTGCCAAAGAAGCTATCTTCCCTTCACAGGACGCGTGGAGCTTGGGGACATGCCCTTAGTCAAGGGCCTTCGGGCCTGGGCTGCGTGCTCCAAGAACCGCAGGAGGGCAGCACCTCCCCCCAGGTCCCAAGGAACGTGCCCCAGGCCTGCAGATGTCTACCCATTGGGACAGTGGGGCAGGCTGGGTTATGGTCTGGGGCTACCGCTGGACTCCAACTATGCCTCCAACCCCAGACAGACAGGCCTGGGGGCACTGGTGACTGTGGCAACATTGAAGGCCTCTGAGGGAGGTGGTCAGACTCAGACACGTTGTCTGTTCCTCAAGACGGAGGGTGGAAGGTGCCTCTACTCCACGGGCAGCCCAAGGCCCTGCACTCAAGGTCCGGCCCCTCAGTCCCCCTCCACGCTGATGGGCAGCTGGCTGAGGGATAAAGTGGGAGGGGTCAGGGACTCCTCCACGGTTGGGAAAATGGGGGTGCGGGATATGGGAGGGGCCTCAGAGTTGTACCAGGTCAAATCGAGGTCAGCCCGGAGGTGGAGGACATCCTGCAAGCCTGTGGTTCCCATCCAGGGGAGAATACTCCAGAGCACGGAGGATTCTGGCGAGCGCACCCTGGAAGGGAGCCAGGAAAGCAGGGACAAAGGGGAGTTTCCCACAACTGGTCAGGACACTCTGAGTGGAAAACAAGACCGAGGGAGTACTAGAAGCCCCAAATGCAGTCACGCTCAGACCAAGACCTGTACCCAGTGTCACGGGCGCAGAGGAGGACAGGGGAGCAGCGAGGGTCAGAGGGAAGCTGCTTCTGGATGTGAGCAGGATCAGTCGAGTTGCGGTGTGGAGGGGATTAAGGAGAAAGTGAAGGATGGGACTGGTCTCACCCGGTCAAAGCCCTGTGACTCCTCCCTGCCTCCAGACAATGCTGACCCAGAAAACTGTAGCAGTGACGTCGGGGACCGGGGAAAGCCAGACAGCCCACGCGCACAGGAAGGGCTGCACCCTGAAACCTCCCTCAACAAGGAGCACTTCCAGGACAAACTATGCGATGCAGACATCCATACTGGAGGCAAGGATGTGGCCAGTGGTATCATGAGACATGTGGAAGACTTTGATGGCATGGTGGGTGCTGTGATTGGGTTTGTGGATCATATCAAGTCCGCAGAGTGTGATTCTGAGAGTCTAGGGGGGAACGGGGGGATAGCTGAGGGGGAGCTGCCCAACAGGTGGATCGATGTTCAAACCTCAGAGAGACACTGCTGCTCTGAGAGAGGCTGCCTCAAAGCCTGCTCCATTCAACTACCCAGCCCAGCAGGGGGCAGCATTTCAACTGCTACTGATGAGACTGGCTATGGTCAGATAAATCAGGAAAGTAAATCATATAGTCAATACAATAAGCTTTGTGTGAAATGTCTGCCAGAAGAAAAATATCCTGTGGCAGTGGATAAAGAAGTATTACAGAAATCTGTGCATGGCCtctgtgagggagaggagaggatccaGTCAACAGCATCAGAAATTAGGGAACTCTGTGGGGAGCACGGAGAGATACTGCCTGAGGTCAGGAGCACAGACGATGAGGCCAGGCTGGTAGGGGGAGACATCACATCCCAGAGAACTGAGCGAGGGCCTCACTGGGCAACGGAGGAGCATGAGTCCGAGGAGACATGTAGGACGGAAGAGAGGTGTTTTTCAGATTTACCAGCTACCCTGACTGAGGCCGTAGGAGGAGAAgggtggagggaggcagggactgGGCAGTTTAATTCCCTTTTACGAGCCTCTGCTGCTGCTGGCCCTGCTACCTCTGTCACACACTCGCCGCCTAATCCGGCCTCCTCAGGAGCCATGGCAACAGGCCTCCCTGCTCCAAATGGGGGGCAGACAGACACTGGAGGTGGGGCTCTGGTGCCTCTGCTACGGAGCCCAGGGGAGCAGGAGTGGAAGAGGGCCTGGGACGAGAGCAAGGTGGCCGCCGACGGGGGAATCCTGGATGGGGGGCCGGAGGCGGAGGATGACTTTGGGCTTTTCATGCAGGCAGAGGAGCAGCCGCCCTGGGACGATTGCTTCACTGCATCACCCCTAGTGCCTTCTGGGAAAAGTGAGAGTGTTG CACTTGAAAACCATTCCATCACCAACGAGTCTACCCATTGGACCTCAGGTTGGACAGACAGCTCATTCCAACAATCGGAGGATGCCTGGACAGCCTTCCTAAAGGATTCAGAGGGAGAGGGGCAAGACACAAGAGGACAGTGGTGGCCCACAAATGCTGTGGAGAAGACAAGGGGCAGATTCTCTGCCAAGCAAAATGTG AACAATGTGTTTGTGGAGTCCTTCCCGTCACTGTCTACTCCCCTGTATGATCGTGATGCTGTTCCCATGCTCAGCCAGCTCCTCAGAGGCATCTTGGATCATGAAAGCTCTGCAGAGGATCATGG CTTACTCGATGGGTTCCATGACCTGAACAAGATGTTTGGCTTGAAACATAAGAGGGCAAATGCTGTTTCCCGTGAACGGCTTCTACAGTCGCTACATTTGGGCCAGTGTAACACG GAAAATATGACTGGGCACCGAGCAGCCAACTACAGTCCCTCTCTTGGCCTCCCCTCGTCCAGTCAGCATGCACAGGCCTGTGGGAAGGGACGGTTATCTTATGATGTCAACAAGAACATAATGGAATAA
- the LOC129821922 gene encoding potassium channel subfamily K member 6-like, whose translation MSSGYKSWILLTGFILFYVAYLLLGALVFSTIERPVENKLKRDIQVLKDEFLNQSCVNATSLENFLEKVLQANKYGISILPNSSASSNWDMASSLFFANTLVTTVGYGHTTPLSDTGKAFSIFYALLGVPFTMLVLTACVQRLMHPVTYGPISMCRQRLGLDPLAATAVHFAILLLLVVLGFFVVPAVVFSHIEDTWSFLDAIYFCFITLCTIGLGDYVPGEKPGQKFRSLYKISVMVYLFLGLMMMYLVLRAFHRMADLHGLTSFFQLPHCDEDTEEDKEPIIEAGPEDQHEAEASAKPLDPASQTSYNTINR comes from the exons ATGTCTTCGGGGTACAAATCTTGGATACTGCTTACAGGTTTTATACTATTCTATGTTGCTTATCTGTTGCTTGGAGCACTCGTTTTCTCCACCATCGAACGGCCGGTGGAGAACAAACTGAAACGTGACATACAAGTCCTGAAAGATGAGTTTCTCAACCAAAGTTGCGTCAATGCAACATCACTTGAAAACTTTTTGGAGAAAGTTTTACAAGCCAATAAGTATGGAATATCTATCCTTCCGAATTCTTCTGCGAGTTCAAATTGGGACATGGCTTCCTCTTTGTTCTTTGCCAACACTTTAGTAACGACAGTCG GATATGGGCACACTACGCCCCTGTCGGACACGGGCAAAGCCTTCTCCATCTTCTACGCCCTGCTGGGAGTGCCCTTCACCATGCTGGTGCTCACCGCCTGCGTCCAGAGGCTCATGCACCCGGTGACCTACGGGCCCATCAGCATGTGCCGCCAGAGGCTTGGCCTGGACCCACTCGCCGCCACTGCCGTCCACTTTGCCATcctgctgctgctggtggtgcTGGGCTTCTTCGTGGTACCCGCCGTGGTTTTCAGCCACATCGAGGACACCTGGTCCTTCCTGGATGCCATATACTTCTGCTTCATCACACTGTGTACCATCGGCCTGGGCGACTACGTGCCCGGGGAAAAGCCCGGACAGAAGTTCAGGTCGCTCTATAAGATCTCTGTGATGG TGTACCTGTTTCTAGGGCTGATGATGATGTACCTGGTCCTGCGTGCCTTCCACCGGATGGCCGACCTGCATGGCCTGACTTCTTTCTTCCAGCTCCCCCACTGTGACGAGGATACAGAGGAGGACAAGGAGCCCATTATCGAGGCCGGCCCTGAGGACCAGCATGAGGCAGAGGCCTCGGCCAAGCCCCTGGATCCAGCCTCCCAGACCTCCTATAACACCATCAACCGATAA